A stretch of the Phycisphaerae bacterium genome encodes the following:
- a CDS encoding ComEC/Rec2 family competence protein, with translation MSFRIYEVSDSTLNGADPCPRPVRSRRELLQEWLVAQPLLPPALGFILGVVLDSRWAVPFPILIAVFVLAGMALIRFRHRDSLRCWAVLLAGLAVGAARHDIGFRHWRADHIAYFCTDEPAPVRLIGTVVSPPLVRSPDSGRVQWMELKPCTHMNIMAEHIASEGGEIPASGLVAVLVREPVEHVVAGDRVDLRGQLRRIVPPSNPGEYDFALASRRRGVLAQLVCKRAAHVAVLAKEANRHRAIAEMRRRVQAAMLDGTFRGDEPGAELLAAMVLGQRSAVSPEINEAFTVTGTVHILSVSGSHVAMLLGLVWLVGMVVGASRRSCAVWAMVLITAYGVVAEPQPPIWRAMLMGNLLCGAVLLRRPARTLNWMALAALVLLAFQPTQLFDIGFQLSFITVIGIMYLYRPVMRLGRSGVDWVLRRDDPLLMPEIQDRISPPGRLRRVRRWAVRTMGSCLAVSFVAWLAGLLPAAHHFHRVATWGWLSNLPVLPLVGVVEILGLVKAVLGLVLSPVSDVLGYPLALLTGWLIALVKWLASWPGAGLATPAVPAWLVCGGTGVLALWVLRPWFRIRRRWVAACGLAFAVVLVWQLAPRSPGNECRVHILAVGNGLASLLQLPNGQVLVCDMGARPPYDVERYKLAPLLARENIWRIDAALISHPNLDHFCGVPDLVARRRVDRVVLSPGFVLPGTKSGPGLRLIEELRRRGVFIETVSRGDRLAGTGGAAMEVLWPPGSDRVDLQKANDTSLVWRLTCGGKRVLFCGDIEELPQHHLIASDDLRADVLILPHHGGVNETTAAFIRAVDPTYCIRSTGQRDADTRNGLLQLVAGRKYFNTAEDGAIEIRMSTAELKVSSFRKRALPDSSAVGRRVKQGTVQ, from the coding sequence ATGTCGTTCCGGATATACGAGGTCTCTGATTCGACTCTGAACGGCGCGGATCCCTGCCCCCGCCCGGTGCGGTCGCGTCGTGAACTGCTCCAGGAGTGGCTGGTCGCGCAGCCGCTGTTGCCTCCGGCTCTGGGGTTCATTCTGGGTGTCGTGCTAGACAGCCGGTGGGCGGTACCTTTCCCGATTCTGATCGCGGTATTCGTGCTGGCGGGTATGGCCTTGATTCGCTTTCGTCATCGTGACAGCTTGCGATGCTGGGCGGTTCTGCTGGCCGGGCTCGCGGTTGGCGCGGCGCGGCACGATATCGGCTTTCGCCACTGGAGGGCCGATCACATCGCGTACTTCTGCACCGACGAACCGGCTCCGGTTCGCCTGATTGGCACGGTCGTATCGCCGCCGCTGGTCAGATCGCCCGACTCCGGGCGGGTCCAGTGGATGGAGTTGAAGCCCTGCACGCACATGAACATCATGGCGGAACACATCGCAAGCGAGGGAGGCGAGATTCCGGCCAGCGGGCTGGTGGCCGTCCTGGTCCGCGAACCGGTCGAGCATGTCGTTGCGGGTGATCGCGTCGACCTGCGCGGACAGCTGCGCCGCATCGTCCCGCCATCGAACCCGGGCGAATACGACTTTGCCCTGGCCAGTCGTCGTCGAGGGGTCCTGGCTCAGCTGGTCTGCAAGAGGGCCGCCCACGTCGCGGTGCTGGCCAAGGAGGCCAATCGCCATCGGGCCATCGCCGAGATGCGGCGCCGGGTTCAGGCGGCCATGTTGGATGGCACGTTTCGTGGTGACGAACCGGGTGCGGAACTGCTGGCCGCCATGGTCCTCGGACAGCGGAGTGCCGTATCGCCGGAGATCAACGAGGCGTTCACGGTCACGGGCACAGTACACATCCTGAGCGTCAGCGGTTCCCATGTCGCTATGCTGCTCGGACTGGTCTGGCTCGTGGGGATGGTCGTTGGGGCCTCGCGACGGTCTTGCGCGGTGTGGGCCATGGTTCTGATCACCGCCTACGGGGTGGTGGCCGAGCCACAGCCACCGATCTGGCGGGCGATGCTCATGGGCAACCTGCTGTGCGGTGCCGTCCTACTTCGCCGTCCAGCTCGGACGCTCAACTGGATGGCCCTGGCCGCGCTGGTCCTGCTCGCTTTCCAACCGACTCAGTTGTTCGACATCGGCTTCCAACTCTCGTTCATCACCGTGATCGGCATCATGTACCTCTATCGTCCGGTCATGCGACTTGGGCGAAGCGGCGTCGACTGGGTGTTGCGGCGGGATGATCCGCTGCTCATGCCCGAGATCCAGGACCGGATCAGTCCGCCGGGCAGGCTCCGGCGCGTGCGGCGGTGGGCGGTCAGGACGATGGGTTCGTGCCTGGCGGTGTCTTTTGTGGCTTGGCTGGCGGGCCTGTTGCCGGCGGCTCATCATTTCCACCGCGTGGCGACGTGGGGCTGGCTGAGCAACCTGCCCGTGCTGCCCCTGGTCGGCGTGGTCGAGATCCTCGGCTTGGTGAAGGCGGTTCTGGGCCTGGTGCTGTCACCGGTGTCCGACGTGCTTGGATACCCGCTGGCCCTGCTGACCGGCTGGCTCATCGCTCTGGTCAAGTGGTTGGCCTCCTGGCCTGGAGCTGGGCTGGCCACGCCGGCCGTACCGGCGTGGCTGGTTTGTGGCGGAACGGGTGTTCTGGCCTTGTGGGTACTGCGGCCGTGGTTTCGCATCCGGCGGCGATGGGTCGCGGCCTGCGGACTGGCGTTTGCGGTCGTGCTGGTCTGGCAACTTGCCCCGCGTAGCCCGGGCAACGAATGTCGCGTTCACATTCTGGCGGTGGGCAATGGCCTGGCCAGTCTCCTTCAGCTGCCCAACGGCCAGGTTCTGGTCTGCGATATGGGGGCCCGACCGCCGTACGACGTCGAGAGGTACAAACTGGCACCGCTGCTCGCCCGGGAGAACATCTGGCGAATCGACGCGGCCCTGATCAGCCATCCGAACCTGGACCATTTCTGCGGTGTGCCAGACCTCGTTGCCCGGCGGCGGGTCGATCGGGTGGTTCTGTCACCCGGGTTCGTACTTCCGGGCACGAAGAGCGGCCCGGGGCTGCGGCTGATCGAGGAACTCCGTCGCCGCGGGGTGTTCATCGAGACGGTCAGCCGCGGGGATCGGCTTGCCGGGACGGGCGGTGCCGCCATGGAGGTCCTCTGGCCGCCCGGGAGCGACCGGGTGGACCTGCAGAAAGCCAACGATACCTCCCTGGTTTGGCGGTTGACCTGCGGCGGCAAGCGGGTTCTGTTCTGCGGCGACATCGAGGAACTGCCCCAGCATCATCTGATCGCGTCGGATGACCTGAGGGCCGACGTGCTCATCCTGCCGCATCATGGCGGCGTGAACGAGACGACCGCCGCCTTCATCCGGGCGGTGGACCCGACGTACTGCATCCGCTCGACCGGCCAGCGCGACGCGGATACTCGCAACGGTCTGCTGCAACTCGTCGCTGGCCGGAAGTACTTCAACACTGCCGAGGATGGCGCGATCGAGATACGGATGAGCACCGCTGAACTGAAGGTCTCGTCATTCAGGAAGCGGGCATTGCCCGACTCGTCCGCGGTGGGCAGGAGGGTGAAACAGGGAACAGTGCAGTGA
- the zwf gene encoding glucose-6-phosphate dehydrogenase → MALNPTTANPLRRDLPDATTPEPCCVALFGATGDLTQRKLIPALYNLAREGFLPAGITVIGVSRRDWTDDQFREATLAAVGEHSRHKPVLPEVWRGFAQNLFYQKLSFDRPADYVALGRRLKTLAAERRIPANCLFYLATAPEYFATAAEQLHAAGLVAAPHDKTWTRLVVEKPFGRDLASAADLNRRLQAAFDESQIFRIDHYLGKETVQNILVMRFANAIFEPIWNRRYVDHVQITVAERVGMEGRRGQYYDTAGATRDMAQNHMMQLLSLVAMEPPVGMDARAIRDEKVKVLRALQPLVGPGSTGASVRGQYGPGSFAGNALKGYRQEEAVEPASSTETFVALRLHIDTWRWSGVPFYLRTGKRLPKRLTEVAIQFRSPPMAMFAEAEQLPQAPNQLVLRVQPDEGISLSFEAKVPGMRMRIQPVKMDFRYGTSFGGDSPEAYERLLLDAMLGDATLFISAEEVDYSWRLISPMLESWTASPSPRFPNYEAGTWGPPEADMLFGDSGRHWRRL, encoded by the coding sequence ATGGCTTTGAATCCCACAACCGCCAACCCATTGCGTCGCGACCTGCCGGATGCCACCACACCCGAGCCTTGCTGCGTCGCACTGTTCGGGGCAACTGGGGATCTCACCCAGCGCAAGCTGATCCCCGCCCTCTACAATCTCGCCCGGGAAGGATTCCTGCCGGCCGGCATCACGGTCATCGGCGTCTCCCGGCGAGACTGGACCGACGACCAGTTCCGCGAGGCCACGCTCGCGGCCGTCGGCGAGCATTCACGGCACAAGCCGGTGCTGCCCGAGGTCTGGCGCGGCTTCGCCCAGAACCTCTTCTATCAGAAACTGAGCTTCGACCGTCCGGCCGACTACGTCGCCCTTGGCCGGCGCCTCAAGACCCTGGCCGCCGAGCGGCGGATCCCCGCGAACTGCCTGTTCTACCTGGCGACCGCACCGGAGTACTTCGCCACTGCGGCCGAACAGCTCCACGCCGCCGGACTGGTGGCCGCCCCCCACGATAAGACGTGGACCCGATTGGTGGTTGAGAAGCCGTTCGGGCGCGACCTGGCCAGCGCCGCCGACCTGAACCGCCGACTGCAGGCCGCGTTCGATGAGTCCCAGATCTTTCGCATCGATCACTACCTCGGCAAGGAAACAGTACAGAACATCCTGGTCATGCGGTTTGCCAACGCGATCTTTGAACCGATCTGGAATCGGCGTTATGTCGATCACGTGCAGATCACCGTGGCCGAACGGGTAGGCATGGAAGGCCGGCGGGGCCAGTACTATGACACGGCCGGTGCCACCCGCGACATGGCCCAGAACCACATGATGCAGCTCCTGTCGCTCGTGGCCATGGAGCCACCGGTGGGCATGGACGCGCGGGCGATCCGCGACGAGAAGGTCAAGGTCCTCCGCGCTCTCCAGCCGCTGGTCGGGCCAGGGTCGACCGGGGCCAGCGTCCGCGGCCAGTACGGCCCGGGCAGCTTCGCGGGCAATGCCTTGAAGGGATATCGCCAGGAAGAGGCGGTGGAGCCGGCGTCGAGCACCGAGACGTTCGTCGCGCTGCGCCTGCACATCGACACCTGGCGGTGGTCGGGCGTGCCGTTCTACCTGCGGACCGGAAAACGGCTGCCCAAGCGGCTGACCGAGGTGGCCATCCAGTTCCGATCTCCGCCGATGGCCATGTTCGCCGAGGCCGAGCAGCTGCCGCAGGCCCCAAACCAGCTCGTGCTCCGCGTGCAACCGGACGAAGGCATCTCGCTGTCATTCGAGGCCAAGGTGCCGGGCATGCGGATGCGGATCCAACCGGTCAAGATGGACTTCCGCTACGGGACCAGTTTCGGCGGTGACTCGCCCGAGGCCTATGAGCGGTTGCTGCTCGATGCCATGCTCGGCGACGCGACGCTGTTTATCAGCGCCGAGGAGGTGGACTACTCATGGCGGCTGATCTCGCCCATGCTGGAGTCGTGGACCGCAAGCCCGTCACCGAGATTCCCGAACTACGAGGCCGGCACCTGGGGCCCCCCCGAGGCGGATATGCTGTTTGGTGACTCCGGCCGCCACTGGCGGCGGCTGTGA
- a CDS encoding UvrD-helicase domain-containing protein, whose translation MAREPRRSSEALRRRTGVLPVDAGHGLLDHLSDSQRRAVLTVDRSLLVSAAAGSGKTTVLAERCAALVCDLPAGQRCEMDELLVVTFTKAAAEEMRTRIGKAIQRRVDHLGDSPDKSRLNEQLYQLDNASISTIHSFCQTLIQRWFPQAGVDPQVTVLAGDESELLRREVLEAQFADLYGEESGRGDAFRRFVDEYGGGRDEPIAPVVLGLHRFLNSLAEPDGWLARALKNVDVSAPEGLVARLHHLQQERLGRELQLQAEYCDDLAATIRQCWPVAAMHAEAIDEHAVRLREWFQLVSGSPECWQQAADLIRGFEFEVSRRRPRSLSQSDAQAFEAAKKLRDQLKRLHERLDDDFCQFTADEYREGMLKVAPHVRTLADLATEFGTRYRAAKSEQAVIDFEDLQRGAFRLLSEGGRPDRPSEIARQLQSQYRYVLVDEFQDVDPLQIAILELVSREKADPPEGNLFVVGDIKQSIYRFRLAEPQVFTAREDGIEAGTKPGEVIRLQENYRSRAAVIDAVNAVFRPLMSRQFGGSDYDNRAELHAGASHPPCVDGDSADDAAVFDRSAIEMHILEPVAAPTQPAAPSPAEGGSAEGEDQRGPEFQDAADELEGIEREAFLIARRIGEWMGGYPEGKRFHVADHPASPGSPPAMRPLQYRDVVILLRSLQYKAGPIAEVLRRMGIPVRVEGQESAWETTEFNDIVSLLRVLDNRRQDIPLASVLRSPLLKDRFDETELLEIRLLNHGMSFHEVVMEYADRGPDESLRDRVAQAMAMLDRYRERIRCNPVAEVLWELYEETGYLAYASGLPGGLQRRDHLSRLHELAREFGGFARQGLRRFLRYIEDLLTAEHAPQQASGGSAADDVVRIMTIHGSKGLEFPVVVLADLQKRFNLRDATATILIDRQYGIAPRAADPERRIRYPTLIHQIAADHIRQENLSEELRVLYVALTRAREHLLLVGRMSPARVATLRHRQAGAGGSNRGVSRYQMEKAAAMQDWLLPAICSAPASTVEWAGESDAAGPPPLFKIYVHDRATTDAWHIPPAVEVSRAEPLARLADLQPLPADEPRADDESIEPIVAALTSHYPCPELTTLLARMRVTEVKRRLDPTLDPDEMPRPGPAGPGLFPRPLFLEQEAIPDAADIGTVTHRFLQLVDLGRSCDARDLVVQLKRLIEQGRMTAEDAGRVLLDGVAWFLNSDLGCLVRRRAADVRREVPVTSRVSPDKVDPLVRGRDARDVVLIRGMVDLLLVESDGLDILDYKTDAVEGHAVPSRAALYRVQIDAYAEALRAIYHRPVKRKSLVFLRAKVIFELDG comes from the coding sequence ATGGCTCGTGAACCGCGCCGATCGTCGGAAGCGCTCCGGCGTAGAACGGGTGTCCTGCCTGTGGACGCGGGTCATGGCCTGCTGGACCATCTGAGCGACTCTCAGCGACGAGCTGTGTTGACCGTCGATCGCAGTCTACTCGTCTCCGCCGCGGCGGGATCGGGCAAGACCACGGTGCTGGCGGAGCGATGTGCCGCCCTGGTGTGCGACCTACCCGCTGGGCAACGGTGTGAGATGGACGAACTCCTGGTCGTGACCTTCACCAAGGCTGCTGCCGAGGAGATGCGGACCCGGATCGGCAAGGCCATTCAGAGGCGGGTTGACCACCTTGGCGACAGCCCGGACAAGTCGCGGCTCAACGAACAGCTCTATCAGCTCGATAACGCGAGCATCTCCACCATTCACTCGTTCTGCCAGACGCTGATCCAGCGCTGGTTCCCACAGGCCGGCGTCGATCCGCAGGTCACGGTCCTGGCCGGCGACGAGTCCGAACTGCTCCGCCGGGAGGTACTCGAGGCCCAGTTCGCCGATCTCTACGGCGAGGAGAGTGGGCGCGGAGACGCTTTTCGCAGGTTCGTGGACGAATACGGCGGCGGGCGCGATGAGCCAATCGCTCCGGTCGTGCTTGGCCTGCACCGCTTCCTGAACAGCCTGGCGGAGCCTGACGGCTGGCTGGCCCGGGCGTTGAAGAATGTGGATGTGAGTGCCCCCGAGGGTCTGGTCGCCCGCCTCCATCACCTCCAGCAGGAGCGATTGGGCCGTGAGCTGCAGCTCCAGGCGGAGTACTGCGACGATTTGGCGGCGACGATTCGCCAATGCTGGCCGGTGGCGGCGATGCACGCCGAGGCCATCGATGAGCATGCGGTCCGTCTGCGCGAGTGGTTCCAGCTGGTAAGCGGCAGTCCGGAATGCTGGCAACAGGCAGCGGATCTGATCCGCGGTTTCGAGTTCGAGGTTTCGAGGAGGCGGCCGCGGAGTCTCTCGCAGAGCGATGCCCAGGCGTTCGAGGCCGCCAAGAAGCTCCGCGACCAGCTCAAGAGACTGCACGAGCGGCTGGATGACGACTTCTGCCAGTTCACGGCCGACGAGTACCGCGAGGGGATGCTGAAGGTCGCTCCCCATGTCCGGACGCTGGCGGATCTGGCGACGGAATTCGGCACGCGCTACCGGGCGGCCAAGAGCGAGCAGGCGGTCATCGATTTCGAGGACCTGCAGCGCGGCGCGTTCCGGCTGCTGAGCGAAGGTGGACGGCCCGATCGCCCCAGCGAGATTGCCCGCCAGCTGCAGAGCCAGTACCGGTACGTGCTGGTCGATGAGTTTCAGGACGTGGACCCGCTGCAGATTGCCATTCTCGAGCTGGTCAGTCGGGAGAAGGCCGACCCGCCCGAGGGCAACCTCTTCGTGGTGGGTGACATCAAGCAGAGCATCTATCGCTTCCGCCTGGCCGAGCCGCAAGTGTTTACCGCTCGCGAGGATGGGATCGAGGCGGGCACGAAGCCGGGCGAGGTCATCCGGCTGCAGGAGAACTACCGCAGTCGTGCGGCGGTCATCGACGCCGTCAACGCCGTGTTCCGCCCACTCATGAGCCGCCAGTTCGGCGGCAGCGACTACGACAACAGGGCCGAGCTGCACGCCGGGGCGAGCCATCCCCCTTGTGTCGACGGTGATTCGGCCGATGACGCGGCAGTCTTCGACCGGTCGGCGATCGAGATGCACATCCTCGAGCCGGTCGCCGCGCCCACGCAGCCGGCGGCACCTTCACCAGCCGAGGGCGGGTCCGCCGAGGGCGAGGATCAGCGAGGACCCGAGTTCCAGGATGCAGCCGACGAGCTGGAGGGCATCGAACGCGAGGCCTTCCTGATCGCTCGGCGAATAGGCGAGTGGATGGGTGGCTATCCCGAGGGCAAGCGGTTTCACGTCGCCGATCACCCGGCCTCGCCGGGAAGCCCGCCGGCCATGCGGCCGCTCCAGTATCGCGATGTGGTCATCTTGCTTCGCTCGCTGCAATACAAAGCCGGACCGATCGCCGAGGTTCTCCGTCGCATGGGGATTCCGGTTCGCGTCGAAGGCCAGGAGTCAGCGTGGGAGACGACCGAGTTCAACGATATCGTCAGTCTGTTACGCGTCCTCGATAATCGCCGGCAGGATATCCCCCTGGCCTCGGTGCTGCGATCGCCGCTGCTCAAGGACCGGTTCGACGAAACCGAGCTGCTCGAGATTCGGCTGTTGAACCACGGCATGTCCTTCCATGAGGTCGTGATGGAGTATGCGGATCGCGGTCCGGACGAGTCGCTTCGGGACCGCGTGGCCCAGGCAATGGCCATGCTCGACCGCTATCGGGAACGTATTCGATGCAACCCGGTCGCGGAGGTGCTGTGGGAGTTGTACGAGGAGACGGGCTACCTGGCCTACGCTTCCGGTCTCCCCGGGGGGCTTCAGCGTCGCGACCACCTGAGCCGGCTTCACGAACTGGCCCGCGAGTTCGGCGGCTTTGCCCGCCAGGGGTTGCGGCGTTTCCTTCGGTACATCGAGGATCTGCTAACGGCCGAGCACGCCCCACAGCAGGCATCCGGGGGGTCGGCCGCGGACGACGTAGTTCGCATCATGACGATCCACGGCAGCAAGGGGCTCGAGTTTCCGGTGGTGGTCCTCGCCGATCTGCAGAAGCGGTTCAATCTCCGGGACGCAACGGCAACGATCCTCATCGACCGTCAATACGGCATCGCTCCTCGGGCGGCGGACCCCGAGCGCCGGATCCGGTATCCGACGTTGATTCACCAGATCGCTGCGGACCACATACGCCAGGAGAATCTCTCCGAGGAGCTGCGCGTGCTGTATGTCGCCCTGACCCGGGCGCGCGAGCATCTCCTGCTCGTCGGCCGGATGTCGCCGGCGCGCGTGGCGACCTTGCGCCATCGGCAAGCAGGGGCTGGCGGATCGAACCGCGGGGTTTCGCGGTACCAGATGGAGAAGGCGGCGGCGATGCAGGACTGGCTGTTGCCGGCCATCTGTTCGGCGCCGGCCAGCACCGTCGAATGGGCGGGCGAGAGCGACGCCGCCGGCCCGCCGCCGCTGTTCAAGATCTACGTCCACGACCGGGCCACGACGGACGCCTGGCACATCCCGCCAGCCGTCGAGGTCAGTCGGGCCGAGCCGCTGGCACGTCTCGCGGACCTCCAGCCATTGCCGGCCGACGAGCCGCGTGCCGATGACGAGTCGATTGAACCGATTGTTGCAGCCCTGACCAGCCACTACCCGTGCCCGGAGTTGACCACACTCCTCGCTCGGATGCGGGTGACAGAGGTGAAGCGTCGGCTTGATCCGACGCTCGATCCAGACGAGATGCCTCGACCTGGCCCGGCCGGCCCTGGGCTGTTTCCTCGCCCCCTGTTTCTGGAACAGGAGGCGATCCCCGATGCGGCCGACATCGGAACGGTCACCCACCGATTCCTGCAGCTGGTCGATCTGGGACGGTCATGCGACGCACGGGATCTTGTGGTCCAGCTCAAGCGTCTCATCGAGCAGGGACGGATGACGGCCGAGGACGCGGGCCGGGTGCTCTTGGACGGCGTGGCCTGGTTTCTAAACAGCGATCTCGGCTGTCTCGTCCGACGACGAGCCGCCGACGTCCGACGGGAGGTGCCGGTGACCTCGCGCGTGTCACCGGACAAAGTGGATCCGCTCGTGCGCGGTCGCGACGCCCGGGACGTGGTGCTGATACGCGGGATGGTGGATCTGCTTTTGGTGGAATCGGACGGACTGGACATTCTTGACTACAAGACTGACGCCGTCGAGGGCCACGCTGTCCCATCGCGAGCCGCGCTCTATCGAGTTCAGATCGACGCCTACGCCGAGGCGTTGAGGGCGATCTATCACCGACCGGTGAAACGGAAGTCGCTGGTCTTCCTGCGGGCGAAAGTGATCTTCGAGCTGGACGGATGA